The Mangrovivirga cuniculi genomic sequence TAAATGGTTTGGAGATTTATTTCATTTCGGAAAATATACTCTGGGTACTAATATAAGTACGATGTTATTTAAAAACACTGATAAATGGATGCTCGGATCTATGATGTCTCCGGCAATGGTGGCCCTTTATGAACCAGCTGTCAAAATCAGTAGTCTGGTAGAAATTCCTACTATGAGTATTGCAACAGTACTTTTTCCTCAGGCGTCTAAACGAATTAGAGAGCAAGGAGAAAAGGCGGTTGCGCCATTGTATGAAAAATCGGTAGGTTTAATATTAGCATTGATTATTCCACTCGTGATATTTGTATTAATATTCCCTCATTTTGTGATTAAAATTCTTGCAGGAGCTGAATATGTTGAGACAGCTTTTGTAGTACAAGTCACAATTTTTTATGCTTTAGTTGAGCCATTTGCCCGGCAATTTGGAATAGTAATGGACGCAACAGGGAAACCAAAAATCGGGTTTTATTTTATAGTATTCACTGCTGTTCTGAACGTCGTATTTAATTATATTTTTATTTCTAACTATGGTTTAGTGGGAGCAGCATACGGTACTTTGAGTTCTTTACTTGTTGGGTTAATAATTAATCAGATTTATTTAAGCAGAAATCTGAGTGTCAGTTTCGCAAGAGTAATTAAGGAGTGTTTACTGTTTTATAAAAAAGGATTGAGCTTATCAGTCAAATATGTTAAGTGATGATGGATAAAGAAATTACAACAAAAGAAGATATATTATTTTTTACGCTTTCGAGGTGGGATTCACCTATATCATCACCATCATTAGCTCTTGCCAAAGAATTTGCAAAGACAAATCGTGTGTTTTATGTAGATCATCCATTCTCATTTAAGGACCTGGTAAGTAATTATAATTCTAATCAGATTAAAGACAGAAAGAAAGTATGGTTTGGATCCTCTACGAGATTTTCACAAAACAGTTCTTTACCTGAAAATCTTATCATAGTGACTCCGGGTCTGACAATGCCCATTAATTTTCTCCCTGAGGGAAAGATGTATAATTCTCTTTCTGAATTTAATAATAAAATAGTTTTAAGGGCAATCAGGGAAACTATTGACAAGTTTGATATCAAGGATTTTATTTATTTCAATGCGTTCGATCCATTTTTTATTCAAAAATTGCCTGGAGATATTAAACCAAAAGTTTCTGTATATCAGTCAATGGACGATATTTCGCAGGTTGCTTATACTCATAAACATGGGTCAAGGTTAGAAAAGGAGATCATTTCTAACTTTGATGTTACTTTAACTACCGGGAAGGAATTACATAGAATTAAAAATGATATAAAAGGGTCAGCATATTATCATCCTAATGCTGCAGACCTGGATCTTTTCAAAAAAGTTTAGATCCAAAATTAGAAACACCTGCTGATTGGCCTATAGGAGTAGATGAAAAAGTAGTCGGATTTATTGGTAATCTTGAAACGAGAACTGACTATCAATTGCTGGAGGGAGTAATAAATAAACTAAAAGATTATTTCTTTATATTTATTGGGCCTAGGGGCACTGATGAGTATAAGACTATCGACCTCTTTAATAAGCCAAATGTTTATTATCTTGGTTCTAAAAAAATAGATGACCTCCCTGCTTACCTGAAGAAGATAGATGTGGCAATAATACCTTTTAAGTGCAATGTTCTTACTAAAAGTATTTATCCGTTAAAAATTAATGAATATTTAGCTGCTGGTAAGCCGGTGGTAGCCACCAGATTTTCTGAAGATATTCAGACCTTCTCAGAGGTGATTAGTTTCGGAAATGATTCTGATGAATTTGCGGATAGCATTAAAAAGGAATATGAATCCGATTCAGAAGCTAAGGTCCAGACAAGAATAAAAGTAGCTGAAAATAATACGTGGGCTGCCAGAGTCGAGCAATTTTGGGAAATTTTAAAATCATTTAAAGGCAGAAATCATGAGCATGTTGGATAAATCATGGGTTAGTGAAAAAGTACTTAAATGGATTGTTTTGATATTCTGTTTTGTAAGTACATATTTTTTCTTTTTTAAAGTGGTGCTATTATAATTGATGCAGGACCTTGTAATAAAATATAAGGAAATATTAGTTATTGGGATAATAACTTTGCTATCATTTGCCATTGCATTTGTAATGGGAAAGGGGGATTTGCAATAAGCGCAGGCCTGCTTGCAGGTATTATCGGGCTAATTATATTGACTATCTCCTTAATATCCCTCAGAGCAGGTGGAGTCGTTATTATGGTGCTGGGATTTACTCTGGGCTGGGTGAGAAAATATCTTCCAGTTGATATCCCAGTAGGTCTGGCGTTAGATGGTGTTTGCTTTGTCTTATTAATTTATATTTTGCTCAGAATGAAAAGTGAAAAGCGCTTTTCATTTCCCAATAATGCCTTAACATGGGTTTGGCTTACTTTTGTTTTATATGTTTTCGTTCAAATAGCCAATCCATATGCTTATAATAGAAGCTTATGGTTTAACGGTTTCAGAACTGCTCTCTTTCCTTTTATGGCCTATATCTTATTTTATAATATTGTCCAGAATAAGGAGACGGTTAAGTTATTTA encodes the following:
- a CDS encoding flippase; translated protein: MSPSDKKYWIKSGSYTLMQRVAMTLFGLASFLLLIRLLPKYDYGIWVLFVSITSIFEVIRNGFIRNPLVKHITSHEEEDHSMIYSASWILNLLYSILIAILILVFRYSLESVWNAAGLSEVLIIYVITNFLLIPFSQFEYINQSNFDFRGTFWIYFTKQGFFFLYVLYCWFYFPEVTLLNLAMAQAVGVFVAVCIGFIFTKPFIKNRVRFSFKWFGDLFHFGKYTLGTNISTMLFKNTDKWMLGSMMSPAMVALYEPAVKISSLVEIPTMSIATVLFPQASKRIREQGEKAVAPLYEKSVGLILALIIPLVIFVLIFPHFVIKILAGAEYVETAFVVQVTIFYALVEPFARQFGIVMDATGKPKIGFYFIVFTAVLNVVFNYIFISNYGLVGAAYGTLSSLLVGLIINQIYLSRNLSVSFARVIKECLLFYKKGLSLSVKYVK
- a CDS encoding glycosyltransferase family protein; translation: MMDKEITTKEDILFFTLSRWDSPISSPSLALAKEFAKTNRVFYVDHPFSFKDLVSNYNSNQIKDRKKVWFGSSTRFSQNSSLPENLIIVTPGLTMPINFLPEGKMYNSLSEFNNKIVLRAIRETIDKFDIKDFIYFNAFDPFFIQKLPGDIKPKVSVYQSMDDISQVAYTHKHGSRLEKEIISNFDVTLTTGKELHRIKNDIKGSAYYHPNAADLDLFKKV